A region from the Simiduia sp. 21SJ11W-1 genome encodes:
- a CDS encoding transposase, translating into MARLPRLYLPGCAQHVIQRGNNREACFYDEADYRAYLSFLKDAAAKYDVAIHAFVLMTNHVHLLATPSSEQSVSRMMQALGRKYVQYFNFTYNRTGTLWEGRYKSTLVSENNYLLTVYRYIELNPVRANMVAHAADYPWSSYQGNALGKPIQLLTAHPLYNQLGKNNADRQKAYRGLFRGRMAECDVRAIGEATNKAWVLGDDRFKAQIEAKTGRRASPSGRGGDRKSAEYRGVGKD; encoded by the coding sequence TTGGCCCGTTTACCTCGTCTCTATCTTCCCGGTTGTGCCCAACATGTTATCCAGCGCGGTAATAACCGCGAAGCCTGCTTTTACGATGAAGCAGATTACAGGGCGTATCTCTCTTTTCTTAAGGATGCGGCAGCTAAGTACGATGTTGCTATCCATGCGTTTGTGTTAATGACCAACCACGTTCACCTGTTGGCAACCCCTAGCAGCGAGCAAAGCGTCAGCCGTATGATGCAGGCATTGGGCCGAAAGTATGTTCAGTATTTTAATTTCACCTACAACCGTACGGGTACTTTGTGGGAAGGCCGTTACAAATCTACGTTGGTGAGTGAGAATAATTATTTATTAACGGTGTACCGCTATATTGAACTAAACCCCGTGCGCGCCAATATGGTGGCCCATGCCGCTGATTACCCTTGGTCCAGTTATCAGGGCAATGCATTGGGGAAGCCAATCCAGTTGCTGACGGCGCATCCTCTCTATAACCAGCTGGGCAAAAATAATGCAGATCGCCAAAAGGCGTACCGCGGTTTATTCCGTGGCCGCATGGCCGAGTGCGACGTGAGAGCGATAGGTGAGGCCACCAATAAAGCCTGGGTTTTAGGCGATGATCGATTTAAGGCGCAAATAGAAGCCAAGACCGGGCGCAGAGCCTCGCCATCTGGGCGAGGTGGTGATAGGAAATCGGCTGAATACAGAGGGGTTGGTAAGGATTAA
- a CDS encoding HDOD domain-containing protein, with product MAVKGVDAWVSKLNAVDLPVLGSVVKTLNQLTTNDDTRVNQLSEVVLKDSNLTSQLLRAANSTHFNPGGGNINTITRAIIQVGFEGVKNICISLLLVDQLLGDNPRARLLQVMARAFHAALQAKALVPTGNADEREEVFIAALLYHVGEMAVWSKGGAQADQLDSLITSGVEEPEACAQVLSLQFNQLTRELVKNWHLSPLLSQILTNRANNTPLAQAVLLGDSLSKASYYGWETEDTAKVVKDLAAFRNLSPEEAFADAQAMAEQAADVVTAFGAERISRLIPIAGREPVQVVTIEPDPSFQLKVLRDLSSAVQQGTDVNTLFQIVMEGLYKGVGLDRVGVVLLVREQLMMRYALGPQAPLWREQLVVKSTEQNFFSVALNYAQPEYFDSARVISVSHLYTGVLQPMLNTVPCIIAPIEIAGRRSALFYADKIGQPITEDQQAAFGHFTMQAQQSLTALALRSRK from the coding sequence ATGGCGGTAAAGGGCGTAGATGCCTGGGTTAGCAAGCTCAATGCAGTGGATTTGCCGGTGCTGGGCTCGGTGGTGAAAACCCTCAATCAACTCACCACCAACGACGACACCCGCGTGAACCAATTGAGTGAGGTGGTGCTGAAGGATTCCAACCTCACCTCCCAGCTGCTGCGCGCCGCCAATAGCACCCACTTCAACCCCGGTGGTGGCAATATCAACACCATTACCCGCGCCATTATTCAGGTGGGCTTTGAAGGCGTTAAGAATATCTGCATTTCGCTGCTGCTGGTTGACCAGCTATTGGGCGATAACCCCCGCGCACGCCTGCTACAGGTGATGGCTCGCGCTTTTCATGCGGCATTGCAGGCCAAGGCGCTGGTACCCACCGGCAATGCCGACGAGCGCGAAGAAGTGTTTATTGCCGCGCTCTTGTATCACGTGGGCGAAATGGCGGTGTGGTCTAAGGGGGGCGCGCAAGCCGATCAGCTTGATAGCCTGATAACCTCAGGCGTTGAGGAGCCCGAAGCCTGTGCGCAGGTGTTGTCGCTGCAGTTTAACCAGCTCACCCGCGAGCTCGTGAAAAACTGGCACCTGAGCCCGCTGCTCAGCCAAATTCTCACCAACCGCGCCAATAACACACCCCTCGCGCAGGCGGTATTGTTGGGTGACTCCCTAAGCAAGGCGAGCTACTACGGTTGGGAAACCGAAGACACCGCCAAAGTAGTAAAAGATCTTGCCGCCTTTCGCAACCTAAGTCCTGAAGAGGCCTTTGCCGATGCCCAAGCCATGGCAGAGCAAGCCGCCGATGTGGTAACCGCCTTTGGTGCTGAGCGCATTTCGCGCCTGATTCCCATCGCCGGGCGCGAGCCCGTACAAGTAGTTACCATCGAGCCAGACCCGAGTTTCCAGCTAAAAGTGCTGCGCGATCTTTCCAGCGCCGTGCAGCAGGGCACAGATGTAAACACCCTCTTCCAGATAGTGATGGAGGGCCTCTACAAAGGTGTGGGGCTCGACCGGGTGGGCGTTGTGCTATTGGTGCGTGAACAACTCATGATGCGCTACGCCCTGGGCCCCCAGGCACCGCTTTGGCGCGAACAACTGGTAGTGAAATCCACCGAGCAAAACTTCTTTTCCGTTGCGCTTAACTACGCCCAGCCCGAGTATTTCGATAGCGCCCGTGTTATCAGCGTGTCGCACCTGTACACGGGCGTACTGCAACCCATGCTAAACACCGTACCCTGCATTATTGCGCCTATTGAAATCGCAGGCCGCCGCTCGGCACTGTTTTACGCCGACAAAATCGGCCAGCCCATCACCGAAGATCAACAGGCTGCCTTCGGCCACTTCACCATGCAGGCCCAGCAATCGCTAACGGCCTTGGCGCTCAGAAGCCGCAAGTGA
- the traF gene encoding conjugal transfer protein TraF: MPHCALSRTATVALTLGFATSSHAGAGFALHGPAVTTGGLSNGQSLLSLSANPAAASFDRTRAKDASVIGGVFMGAGVEYGDVEELFDQYDELAEAIADTNGVIEGISFNAFDPNAPDFASIIAEAEVEAMRVVRLLDAVSDEGYANADAGLYTTFIINHNILGGTLGFEFDYSGSASALSVIDPFNFDANVAQTELDSAYMLMPGDPITTFDLTGGITLTINPSTGDVTGSFSNDSLLAVRAAEKRSLGMSYSYAISTGSSQLHLGVKPKWVQMGLSRVVPRIGDITDSEALFDDIRDAEKETSSNFSLDVGALWVSQHLSLGVSAEDVLEPEFDFNEVDTSSYSAEVAAVIDGLSSYTQEAKISVEASLYTADRSWALSGYYEPQVTTDALGEEHQWMQLSAGWHGDNFWVPNVRLGYRTNRAGSEVSIYSLGVTLFRHLNLDVSSSTDKVTIEGTSLPRGASASLGVTFAF, translated from the coding sequence ATGCCCCACTGCGCTTTATCACGTACCGCCACTGTGGCACTCACATTAGGCTTTGCCACCAGCAGCCACGCCGGCGCCGGATTCGCCCTGCACGGGCCCGCGGTTACCACCGGCGGCCTGAGTAACGGCCAAAGCCTGCTGTCACTCAGTGCCAACCCCGCCGCCGCGAGTTTTGATCGCACCCGCGCCAAAGACGCGAGCGTTATTGGCGGGGTGTTTATGGGCGCCGGGGTTGAATACGGCGATGTGGAAGAACTGTTTGATCAGTACGACGAGCTGGCAGAAGCCATTGCAGATACCAACGGCGTTATAGAGGGCATCAGCTTTAACGCCTTCGACCCCAACGCACCCGACTTTGCCAGCATTATTGCGGAGGCCGAAGTAGAAGCCATGCGCGTGGTGCGCCTGCTGGATGCGGTATCTGACGAGGGCTACGCCAATGCCGATGCAGGCCTTTACACCACGTTTATTATTAACCACAACATACTGGGCGGCACCCTGGGGTTTGAATTTGACTACAGCGGCTCGGCCTCCGCACTGAGCGTAATAGACCCGTTTAATTTCGACGCCAACGTCGCGCAAACGGAACTGGATTCAGCCTATATGCTGATGCCCGGCGACCCAATCACCACCTTCGATTTAACCGGCGGCATTACGCTCACCATTAACCCCAGCACCGGCGATGTTACCGGCAGCTTCAGTAACGATAGCCTCTTGGCGGTGCGCGCAGCAGAAAAGCGCAGCCTGGGTATGAGTTACAGCTACGCCATTAGCACCGGCAGCAGCCAGCTGCACCTTGGGGTGAAGCCCAAATGGGTACAAATGGGCCTTAGCCGCGTGGTGCCGCGCATTGGCGATATCACCGATTCAGAGGCGCTGTTTGACGACATTCGCGACGCCGAGAAAGAAACCAGCAGCAACTTCAGCCTGGATGTGGGCGCGCTCTGGGTGAGCCAACACCTGAGCCTTGGCGTGAGTGCCGAAGATGTGCTGGAGCCTGAATTCGATTTCAACGAGGTAGACACCAGCAGTTACTCAGCCGAAGTTGCCGCCGTCATTGATGGCTTGAGTAGCTACACCCAAGAAGCAAAAATCAGTGTGGAAGCGAGCCTGTACACTGCCGATCGAAGTTGGGCCTTGAGCGGCTACTACGAGCCCCAGGTGACCACCGATGCACTGGGTGAAGAACACCAGTGGATGCAGCTAAGCGCCGGTTGGCATGGCGACAACTTCTGGGTGCCCAATGTACGGCTGGGCTACCGCACCAATCGCGCCGGCAGTGAAGTGAGTATTTACAGCCTGGGCGTTACCCTGTTTCGCCACCTGAACCTTGATGTATCCAGCTCCACCGATAAGGTGACCATTGAGGGCACCAGCCTGCCGCGGGGCGCCAGCGCAAGTTTGGGCGTGACATTCGCCTTTTAA